The following coding sequences lie in one Maribacter forsetii DSM 18668 genomic window:
- a CDS encoding TolB family protein, producing MNNSIKISLLFACMATMGYGQDLAYNDNSTSFQQRKVEEVTNRTENYNKLKTLGFSDAEIFEDLGNANFLTKKYANALYWYGRLMEISEDGTLKKSYQKRFDHAVSQLGKEVQNEIADENWTELVKDDYKMTRSVVPSRLTSNNRRNFLPWDDQGSVKEFASNNATPTKTTGEYAPPVALTNGGRTAYYSKKTYQKPTTGLFSKKKEIHKIYKADKVGGEWKKITEVAVCPGDYSAKHPAISPDGSRLFFASNMPGTFGEYDIYVATIQKNGMLGQAKNLGSKVNTAKNDVLPNPISNGSLVFASDGRDGYGGLDVYMVEVGQRSVGLAVNMGNTINSSYDEYSVNLLQSDGSGYVVSNRMAQGKHTQNVAFNLSDKPINDKDRDDRFLEAFNSDRQTQYSSSVFEDE from the coding sequence ATGAACAATTCAATTAAAATTAGCCTTTTGTTTGCTTGTATGGCAACCATGGGCTATGGCCAAGATTTGGCCTACAATGACAACAGTACAAGTTTTCAACAAAGAAAGGTTGAAGAAGTAACTAACCGTACAGAGAACTACAATAAACTAAAGACTCTTGGTTTTTCTGATGCAGAAATCTTTGAAGATTTAGGCAATGCCAATTTCCTGACCAAAAAATATGCAAATGCATTATACTGGTACGGTAGGCTTATGGAAATTTCTGAAGATGGTACATTGAAGAAGAGCTACCAGAAAAGATTTGACCATGCAGTATCACAATTAGGTAAAGAAGTACAAAATGAAATAGCCGATGAAAATTGGACGGAGTTGGTAAAAGATGATTACAAAATGACACGTTCAGTTGTGCCATCTAGACTTACCTCTAATAATAGAAGAAACTTTTTACCGTGGGATGACCAAGGTTCTGTTAAAGAGTTTGCATCTAACAATGCTACCCCAACAAAAACTACTGGTGAGTATGCACCACCGGTAGCATTGACAAATGGAGGAAGAACTGCATATTATAGTAAAAAAACATACCAAAAGCCCACAACAGGTTTGTTCTCAAAAAAGAAAGAAATACACAAAATTTATAAAGCCGATAAAGTGGGTGGTGAGTGGAAAAAAATTACCGAAGTGGCTGTTTGCCCAGGTGATTATTCGGCAAAACATCCGGCGATATCACCAGACGGTAGTCGATTATTCTTCGCGTCAAACATGCCGGGTACTTTTGGCGAGTATGATATTTATGTAGCAACAATTCAAAAAAACGGTATGTTGGGTCAAGCTAAAAACTTGGGTTCAAAAGTAAATACAGCGAAGAATGATGTTCTTCCAAATCCTATTTCAAATGGTAGTTTGGTTTTTGCGTCAGATGGTAGAGATGGTTATGGTGGCTTAGATGTCTATATGGTAGAAGTTGGGCAACGTAGCGTTGGTCTAGCAGTAAATATGGGCAATACAATCAATAGTTCTTATGACGAGTACTCGGTAAATCTTTTACAGAGCGATGGTTCTGGTTATGTAGTGTCTAACAGAATGGCACAAGGTAAGCATACGCAAAATGTAGCTTTCAATTTAAGTGATAAGCCTATAAATGATAAAGATAGAGACGATCGCTTCTTAGAAGCCTTTAACTCAGATAGACAGACACAGTATTCTAGTTCTGTATTTGAAGATGAATAA
- a CDS encoding ferritin-like domain-containing protein, with product MNTDIKKIEDHLKDLVSKNEDAIKGFEKASENSKQVGIKSYFEKKVVDRMTFLRELRAAVPELDLGRVEIEGSAAGTLHRTWMDVKAFFAEDNDEAMLEEAVRGDKAAIDDYDKALAETMMPHRLKEIIRAQKELLQNDLETTEILETHI from the coding sequence ATGAATACTGATATAAAGAAAATTGAAGACCATTTAAAAGACTTGGTAAGTAAAAATGAAGATGCCATTAAAGGATTTGAGAAAGCATCTGAAAATTCTAAACAAGTAGGAATTAAAAGCTACTTTGAAAAAAAAGTAGTGGACCGCATGACGTTTTTAAGAGAACTTAGAGCAGCGGTGCCAGAACTAGATTTAGGAAGAGTCGAAATTGAAGGTAGTGCAGCAGGTACTTTGCATAGAACATGGATGGATGTAAAAGCATTCTTTGCAGAAGATAATGATGAAGCCATGTTGGAAGAAGCTGTAAGAGGCGATAAAGCAGCCATAGATGATTACGACAAGGCTTTAGCTGAAACTATGATGCCACACCGTTTAAAGGAAATCATTAGAGCACAGAAAGAATTATTGCAAAATGATTTAGAAACTACTGAAATTTTAGAAACTCATATCTAA
- the hpf gene encoding ribosome hibernation-promoting factor, HPF/YfiA family, whose product MDIIYEYDGVTASDRLEGYIEEKVNKLHTKFDDIIRADVFLKQENTSSDETGMICNIRLSLPGPRIFAEASNQNFEESVNESVSELERQLKKRKDKMKAY is encoded by the coding sequence ATGGATATAATATATGAGTACGATGGTGTAACTGCCAGTGATAGATTAGAAGGGTATATAGAAGAAAAGGTAAATAAACTACACACAAAATTCGACGATATTATTAGAGCAGATGTTTTTCTAAAACAAGAGAACACATCATCAGATGAAACAGGTATGATTTGCAATATTAGATTAAGCTTACCTGGTCCAAGAATTTTCGCAGAAGCCAGCAATCAAAATTTTGAGGAGTCGGTTAATGAGTCCGTCAGTGAATTGGAACGACAGCTGAAAAAGCGAAAAGATAAAATGAAAGCTTATTAA
- a CDS encoding VOC family protein has translation MKTQAYLAFNGNCQEALNFYGNLFDADIKNKQTYEDKKIDVPSSFRQKLQHAELKGKGVHFMAYDAAPDTPLNNGNQINMSVDTNSLDEGKQLFEDLSSGGQIHHEFREREWGHFGRCTDRYGIGWMVNVDK, from the coding sequence ATGAAAACACAAGCATATTTAGCCTTCAACGGCAATTGTCAAGAAGCATTGAACTTCTACGGAAACCTATTCGATGCAGATATTAAAAACAAACAAACATACGAGGATAAGAAAATAGATGTACCGTCATCTTTTCGTCAAAAATTACAACACGCAGAATTAAAAGGCAAAGGTGTGCATTTTATGGCATACGATGCTGCACCGGATACACCATTGAATAATGGAAATCAGATTAATATGAGTGTTGATACCAATAGCTTAGATGAAGGGAAACAGTTATTTGAAGATTTGTCTAGTGGAGGACAAATTCATCACGAGTTTAGAGAACGAGAATGGGGACATTTTGGAAGATGTACCGATCGCTACGGTATTGGGTGGATGGTCAACGTAGATAAATAG
- a CDS encoding type III PLP-dependent enzyme domain-containing protein, with product MKELKIIKDKNMYFKGKPEYQLTPKTSDWMHELFNDQAVVRGLVERYGSPINIHHLPSFNKNCENYQQVFQSYGLKYRIFYARKANKSKGLVKQAFVSGIGVDTASFKELEQSLALGGNAENLVLTAAIKTEAQIELAINNGVPIILDNEDECRLTQTVAAKLNKKANVGFRISGFEVDGEKLYSRFGFDVDEVVGFIASYVGDGKTFDLLEVTGLHFHLDSYSTHQRSLSLIVSIHIVSALKEKGYPISFIDIGGGILMNYLEDEEEWTNFNEKLKDVVLNQNNDITFNHNGLGFRLEDGKLNGKLNTYPYFNKINKGSFIREVLDFTDDVSRLSVASLLLKNDIEIRIEPGRSLLDQVGMTIAKVIHRKKDARGQWLVGLEMNMSQMMSSSADFLLDPFMLYNSEIEGNEHVDVYFTGAYCLERDVLLKRKITLPRLPAIGEYVAFVNTAGYMMHFFETEAHLFELTTNLIFTGSNEKLSFFQFIDDNKIMLE from the coding sequence ATGAAAGAATTGAAAATTATAAAAGACAAGAACATGTATTTTAAGGGAAAACCTGAATATCAATTAACCCCAAAAACTTCTGACTGGATGCATGAACTATTTAATGACCAAGCGGTTGTTAGAGGTTTGGTGGAAAGATATGGTTCTCCGATAAATATACATCACTTACCATCTTTCAATAAAAATTGTGAAAACTATCAGCAGGTTTTTCAATCTTACGGATTGAAATATAGAATTTTTTATGCCAGAAAAGCGAATAAATCCAAAGGTTTGGTAAAACAGGCATTTGTATCTGGTATAGGTGTAGATACCGCTAGTTTTAAAGAATTGGAACAGTCTCTGGCATTGGGCGGAAATGCTGAAAATTTAGTACTGACTGCAGCCATAAAGACCGAAGCACAGATAGAACTGGCAATAAATAATGGAGTACCTATTATTTTAGATAATGAAGATGAATGTAGATTGACCCAAACTGTAGCCGCTAAATTGAATAAAAAGGCAAATGTTGGCTTTAGAATTAGCGGATTTGAAGTAGACGGTGAGAAACTTTATAGTCGTTTTGGATTTGATGTAGATGAGGTGGTAGGTTTTATTGCTTCTTACGTAGGTGACGGTAAAACTTTTGATTTATTAGAAGTAACCGGACTGCATTTTCATTTAGATAGTTATTCTACACATCAACGAAGTCTCAGTTTAATTGTTAGCATTCATATTGTATCAGCTTTAAAGGAAAAAGGATATCCTATTTCCTTTATTGATATAGGTGGCGGTATTTTAATGAATTATTTAGAGGATGAGGAAGAGTGGACCAATTTCAATGAAAAATTAAAGGACGTAGTATTAAATCAGAACAATGATATTACGTTCAATCATAACGGATTAGGCTTTAGATTGGAAGATGGTAAGTTAAACGGAAAGCTCAATACCTACCCGTACTTCAATAAAATAAATAAAGGTTCCTTTATAAGAGAAGTACTGGATTTTACGGATGATGTATCCAGATTATCGGTAGCATCTTTATTGCTCAAAAATGATATAGAAATACGCATTGAACCTGGTCGTTCTTTATTGGATCAAGTAGGTATGACGATAGCTAAAGTCATCCACAGAAAAAAAGATGCAAGAGGACAATGGTTGGTAGGTCTAGAAATGAATATGAGCCAGATGATGAGCTCTAGCGCAGATTTTCTATTAGATCCATTTATGCTCTATAATTCTGAAATTGAAGGAAATGAACATGTAGATGTATATTTTACAGGAGCTTATTGTTTGGAAAGAGACGTATTGTTGAAACGAAAAATAACCCTACCAAGATTGCCGGCAATAGGGGAGTATGTAGCCTTTGTAAATACGGCAGGTTATATGATGCACTTTTTTGAAACGGAAGCACATCTTTTTGAATTGACTACCAATTTAATTTTTACCGGGTCCAATGAAAAATTATCGTTCTTTCAGTTTATAGATGATAATAAAATCATGCTAGAATAG
- a CDS encoding FAD/NAD(P)-binding protein, with translation MNDNNLYKVGIIGFGPKGFYGFERLIAYLNEADILNDIQIHIFNTTEFVASGDVYRTDQPEYLIMNYANRNINSWVLQEPFSIASATPDFITWLTAKGHTNAAPGKYAPRAVVGSYLVDCYRLLLEQLPKNIKVITHIGTVTNMIKKNHKYQVFYTEGKRGAQEAVVCNKVLFTTGHHSFKTQKNQSDISDNKIDFIYPTNEKLKHISSPSLVAIKGFGLTAIDAILALTEGRGGNFEKNDIGDLKYVSSGREPHKIYPFSRTGLPMIPRNGSPMSETELHFFTKEIIAELKQDRSISFNCSLLPLIKNEFYFAYYNVLFNNYGHQFYFDEDFTVIEKQVKYFHEDYPDAPVFNWETIVNPFKEKSVLSTDEIQNYMQYLIDEVKNGEEKSPLMSAVATWRKISPIFNELYSFGGLDAVSHREFDSYYFGLFNRLSYGPPVKNVQKMLALCKAGFLDFTYAKSATISIDDFDSNFSLYMENGQRTEINYFVNATISRAKEGGFKNELYQNLLKNGLIREFENKSKTSYKPGCIEINKAGNAIDVNGHVNHDISFYGTPTEGITFDNDTLSRTRNDFASVWAKYVCGAIKEKDERIENYKRQEHVF, from the coding sequence ATGAATGATAATAACTTATATAAAGTTGGTATTATAGGTTTTGGACCTAAGGGATTTTATGGTTTTGAAAGATTGATAGCTTATTTAAATGAAGCTGATATTTTAAACGATATACAAATTCATATTTTCAATACTACCGAATTTGTGGCATCTGGTGATGTATATAGAACAGATCAGCCGGAATATTTAATAATGAATTACGCCAACCGTAATATCAACAGTTGGGTATTGCAGGAACCTTTTTCAATTGCTAGTGCTACACCAGACTTTATAACATGGTTGACGGCAAAGGGCCACACCAATGCGGCTCCAGGGAAATATGCTCCAAGAGCAGTGGTAGGAAGTTATTTAGTGGATTGTTATAGATTGCTATTAGAGCAGTTACCAAAGAATATAAAGGTGATTACGCATATTGGTACGGTAACCAATATGATAAAAAAGAATCATAAATATCAGGTATTTTATACGGAGGGGAAAAGGGGCGCGCAAGAAGCTGTTGTTTGTAATAAAGTCCTATTTACAACAGGTCACCATTCTTTTAAGACTCAAAAAAACCAAAGTGATATTTCAGATAATAAGATTGATTTTATTTATCCTACCAATGAAAAATTAAAGCATATCTCTTCACCATCTTTGGTAGCAATAAAAGGTTTCGGTTTAACGGCAATAGATGCAATTTTGGCTTTGACAGAAGGCAGAGGGGGGAATTTTGAAAAAAATGATATCGGCGATTTAAAATATGTTTCTTCAGGGAGAGAGCCTCATAAAATATACCCATTTTCAAGAACAGGTTTACCTATGATACCCAGAAATGGTTCACCTATGTCAGAAACTGAATTACATTTTTTTACCAAAGAGATTATAGCAGAATTAAAACAAGATAGGTCTATTAGTTTCAATTGTTCGCTGCTGCCTTTAATCAAAAATGAATTTTATTTTGCCTACTACAATGTACTTTTTAATAATTACGGTCATCAATTCTATTTCGATGAAGATTTTACGGTAATTGAGAAACAGGTGAAATATTTTCATGAGGACTATCCAGACGCTCCTGTTTTCAATTGGGAAACTATAGTAAATCCGTTTAAAGAGAAGTCTGTCTTATCAACTGATGAAATACAAAATTACATGCAGTATTTGATTGATGAGGTTAAAAATGGAGAAGAAAAAAGTCCGCTCATGTCAGCTGTTGCCACATGGCGTAAAATCAGTCCTATTTTCAATGAGCTCTACAGTTTCGGAGGTTTAGATGCGGTTTCGCACAGGGAGTTTGATTCGTATTATTTCGGCTTGTTCAACCGCCTATCTTACGGTCCGCCAGTAAAGAACGTGCAAAAAATGTTAGCCCTGTGTAAAGCTGGGTTTTTAGATTTTACTTATGCTAAATCCGCAACTATTTCAATAGACGATTTCGATAGTAATTTTAGTCTATATATGGAAAACGGACAGAGAACGGAGATAAATTATTTTGTAAATGCTACGATTTCTAGGGCAAAGGAAGGCGGGTTTAAAAATGAACTTTATCAGAATTTATTGAAAAATGGACTAATTCGTGAATTCGAAAATAAATCAAAGACTAGTTATAAACCAGGTTGTATAGAAATTAATAAAGCCGGAAATGCTATAGACGTTAATGGTCATGTCAACCATGATATTTCATTTTATGGAACACCTACAGAAGGCATAACCTTTGACAATGATACCCTGTCAAGAACCCGAAACGATTTTGCATCGGTTTGGGCAAAATATGTTTGTGGAGCAATTAAAGAGAAAGATGAAAGAATTGAAAATTATAAAAGACAAGAACATGTATTTTAA
- the sbnA gene encoding 2,3-diaminopropionate biosynthesis protein SbnA has translation MITQNISDTVSESIISTVGNTPLVQLNKIFKQSTFNLFGKLEAANPAGSIKDRTSLFILQQALADGRIKKGDTVIESSSGNMAVGLAQACLYYGLKLIVVVDPKLNLHTEKILRTYGARIEKVTEPKENGGFLAARLERVQYLLISIPNSFWSNQYGNKDNPLTHHKTMTEIMDSLEGELDYLFVATSTCGTLMGCADYIKENNLNTKIIAVDAVGSVLFGGPPLKRLIPGHGAGVPSQFLDTNKIHDHVYVDDVDCARGCWSLLETESILCGGSSGGMISAVKKYSKKIEAGSNCALFLCDRGERYLDTIYNRDWLLKELPESKNAFTPLGGW, from the coding sequence ATGATAACTCAAAATATTTCGGACACGGTTTCTGAATCTATTATAAGCACCGTAGGTAATACTCCTTTGGTACAATTAAATAAAATATTCAAGCAAAGTACATTCAACCTTTTTGGTAAGCTTGAAGCGGCTAACCCGGCCGGAAGTATTAAAGACAGAACTTCCCTTTTTATATTACAACAAGCACTTGCAGATGGTAGAATAAAAAAGGGAGATACGGTTATAGAATCAAGTTCAGGAAATATGGCGGTAGGTTTGGCTCAGGCATGTTTATACTATGGTCTTAAATTGATTGTAGTTGTGGATCCAAAATTAAATTTACACACAGAGAAAATTCTAAGAACATATGGTGCTCGTATAGAAAAAGTTACAGAGCCAAAAGAGAATGGTGGTTTTCTAGCGGCAAGATTAGAGCGAGTTCAATATTTATTGATAAGTATTCCTAATAGCTTTTGGTCTAACCAGTATGGCAATAAAGACAACCCGTTAACCCATCATAAAACCATGACAGAGATCATGGATTCTTTGGAAGGAGAATTAGATTACTTATTTGTGGCTACAAGTACCTGTGGAACATTGATGGGCTGTGCAGATTATATTAAAGAAAACAACCTAAACACTAAGATAATTGCAGTAGATGCCGTTGGTAGTGTTTTATTTGGTGGTCCACCATTAAAGCGATTAATTCCGGGGCATGGGGCAGGCGTACCTTCCCAATTTTTAGATACTAATAAGATTCATGATCATGTTTATGTAGATGATGTTGACTGCGCAAGAGGGTGTTGGTCGTTGTTAGAAACCGAATCTATTTTATGTGGAGGTTCATCTGGCGGTATGATCAGTGCCGTTAAAAAGTATAGCAAAAAAATAGAAGCAGGTAGTAATTGTGCCTTGTTTTTATGTGATCGCGGTGAGCGTTATTTAGATACTATTTACAATAGAGATTGGTTGTTGAAAGAATTGCCAGAAAGTAAAAACGCATTTACTCCGTTAGGAGGGTGGTAG
- a CDS encoding (2Fe-2S)-binding protein translates to MANFSLKVNGETKEVDVDPTTPMLWVLRDHLKLVGTKFGCGIAQCGACTVHLGDNAVRSCQLPVSAVGEQSITTIEGLSENGDHLVQKAWLEEDVYQCGYCQAGQIMNASAFLKRNPNPTDTEIEDAMNGNICRCGTYTRIKKAIKNASSISNA, encoded by the coding sequence ATGGCAAATTTCAGTTTAAAAGTTAATGGAGAAACCAAAGAAGTAGATGTAGATCCCACTACACCAATGCTTTGGGTATTACGAGATCATTTAAAATTGGTAGGTACAAAATTTGGTTGTGGTATTGCCCAATGTGGTGCATGTACCGTTCATTTAGGCGATAATGCCGTGCGCTCTTGCCAGCTACCAGTTTCTGCCGTTGGGGAACAATCCATCACAACTATTGAGGGTCTTTCTGAAAACGGAGATCATCTGGTTCAAAAGGCTTGGTTAGAAGAAGATGTGTACCAATGCGGTTACTGCCAGGCAGGTCAGATTATGAATGCCAGTGCGTTTTTAAAACGAAATCCTAATCCTACAGATACTGAAATTGAAGATGCTATGAACGGTAATATCTGTCGTTGTGGTACTTATACGCGAATCAAAAAAGCAATTAAAAATGCTTCAAGTATTTCTAACGCGTAA
- a CDS encoding xanthine dehydrogenase family protein molybdopterin-binding subunit — translation MTLIKTTYNRRSFLKSGTLAGGGMILGFSWLASCKPTPEQVSNIPKEWFDINSFLKIGDNGMVTIMSPNPEIGQNVKTSMPMIVADELGVDWKNVIVEQAPLNTDIFQRQLAGGSQSIRVGWSGLRMAGATARHMLVAAAADAWQVDASEITVDAGVITHTASNNSAGFGDMASKAATMTVPEEVKLKETNDFDIIGTDRRNVDGPNIVTGKPLFGIDIQEEGMMIAMIVHPPGFGMTYKSMNADAVKSMPGIKDVFPIDAYKDDTEKQWSDAGAINKLVAIVGESTWQCMQAKKALNVEWEESSALESTEGHDEALTKLLNTSAKQPARKDGNVASAFKKADKVIERTYSAPFLAHNTMEPMNFYADVTAERALFNGPIQTPEFLEKTLASRLGMPVEKIDIKMSRMGGGFGRRLYGTFGVEAAVISQQMKAPIKLVYTREDDMTQGTYRPTYKVKYKAGLDKEGNLIAWHVKGAGSNDDLLFENRFPAGAVDNYLAEKFSLETNVTTGAWRAPRSNFVAGAEQAFLDEVAEAAGKDPIEFRLNLFDRAIKDPVGEPEKNDYDPVRYAGVLKLVRDKAGWDGNQKNGTARGVSAYYCHNSYVAQVLDMSSDTKSPTVNKVWCAVDCGIVINPMAAKNQIEGGIIDGIGHATYSEMTFEDGKPQHKNFDTYRLIRHKEAPKEIESFFVDNGIDPTGLGEPSLPPIIGALANALYKATGQRHYNQPFITEKSVIG, via the coding sequence ATGACACTTATTAAAACAACATATAATAGACGTTCTTTCTTAAAAAGCGGTACGCTTGCCGGTGGTGGTATGATTTTAGGATTTAGTTGGCTAGCATCTTGTAAACCTACCCCAGAACAAGTTAGTAACATACCAAAAGAATGGTTTGATATCAACAGCTTTCTTAAAATTGGCGACAACGGTATGGTGACTATTATGTCGCCTAACCCAGAAATAGGACAAAATGTAAAGACCTCTATGCCCATGATCGTGGCAGATGAACTTGGTGTGGATTGGAAAAATGTAATTGTAGAGCAAGCCCCTTTGAATACCGATATTTTTCAAAGACAATTGGCAGGTGGTAGTCAATCTATCCGTGTTGGTTGGTCTGGATTAAGAATGGCAGGTGCTACTGCTAGACATATGTTAGTTGCCGCAGCTGCAGACGCATGGCAGGTTGATGCTTCTGAAATTACGGTTGATGCAGGTGTTATAACTCATACCGCATCAAACAACTCAGCCGGATTTGGTGATATGGCTTCTAAAGCAGCTACGATGACCGTACCTGAAGAGGTGAAACTTAAAGAAACAAATGATTTTGATATCATAGGTACCGATAGACGAAATGTTGATGGTCCAAATATTGTTACCGGGAAACCTTTATTCGGTATTGATATTCAAGAAGAAGGAATGATGATCGCCATGATCGTTCACCCACCTGGGTTTGGCATGACCTATAAATCAATGAATGCCGATGCTGTAAAATCTATGCCAGGTATTAAAGATGTTTTCCCAATTGATGCGTATAAAGATGATACAGAGAAACAATGGTCTGATGCTGGTGCCATTAATAAGCTTGTAGCTATTGTTGGTGAATCTACTTGGCAATGTATGCAGGCTAAAAAGGCATTGAATGTGGAATGGGAAGAATCTTCTGCTTTAGAAAGTACAGAAGGACATGATGAAGCATTGACTAAACTATTGAACACGTCCGCAAAACAGCCTGCTCGTAAAGATGGTAATGTAGCTAGTGCATTTAAAAAAGCGGATAAGGTTATAGAGCGTACGTACAGTGCTCCTTTTTTAGCGCACAATACCATGGAACCAATGAACTTTTATGCAGATGTTACCGCTGAAAGGGCTTTGTTCAACGGACCTATACAAACTCCTGAGTTTTTAGAAAAGACACTGGCTTCTAGACTAGGAATGCCAGTTGAAAAAATTGATATTAAAATGAGCCGTATGGGTGGCGGATTTGGTCGTCGTCTGTATGGAACTTTCGGTGTGGAAGCTGCAGTAATTTCCCAACAGATGAAAGCACCTATAAAATTGGTGTATACGCGTGAAGATGATATGACCCAAGGTACCTACCGTCCAACATATAAAGTAAAATATAAAGCAGGTTTAGACAAAGAAGGTAATTTAATTGCATGGCACGTAAAAGGTGCTGGATCTAATGATGATTTACTTTTTGAAAATAGATTTCCGGCAGGTGCCGTCGATAACTACCTAGCTGAAAAATTCAGTTTAGAAACAAATGTAACCACAGGTGCTTGGCGTGCGCCACGCTCTAACTTTGTTGCCGGTGCCGAACAAGCATTTTTAGACGAAGTTGCCGAAGCTGCGGGTAAAGACCCCATAGAGTTTAGATTGAATTTATTTGACAGGGCGATTAAAGATCCTGTTGGCGAACCTGAAAAGAACGACTACGATCCTGTACGTTATGCGGGTGTACTTAAGTTAGTAAGAGATAAAGCTGGTTGGGATGGAAATCAAAAGAACGGTACCGCCAGAGGTGTTTCAGCTTACTACTGCCACAACTCTTACGTTGCGCAAGTTTTAGACATGTCTAGCGATACAAAGTCACCAACGGTTAATAAAGTATGGTGTGCCGTAGATTGCGGAATTGTCATTAACCCAATGGCTGCAAAAAATCAAATTGAAGGCGGAATCATTGATGGTATAGGTCACGCTACGTATAGTGAGATGACTTTTGAAGATGGTAAACCTCAACATAAGAATTTTGATACGTATCGCTTAATACGACATAAAGAAGCACCAAAAGAAATTGAAAGCTTTTTTGTGGATAATGGAATAGACCCTACCGGGTTAGGAGAACCTTCTTTACCACCTATAATTGGAGCTTTAGCAAACGCCCTATACAAAGCAACAGGTCAAAGACATTATAATCAACCATTTATTACTGAAAAATCAGTAATTGGCTAA
- a CDS encoding DUF6268 family outer membrane beta-barrel protein, with translation MRFNFLLFFLFITSFTAQAQLSDLARLDFTFIPNKGSDVEYTRSRFLVNYPVKLKKEGQYLFLGVDYSNVHLRFKDDELPFDRELLNDFKILDFTIGFTKPLKNDWRLGVRFQPGISTNLTAKSLNAHDLVFSGDVVFIKKFETEIDKPSRLIVGLSYSQNRGYVFPLPFISYYKNFRPDWSFNIGIPKSNLQYHLSDKHRFKLFGQLDGFTSNLQNGALVNGNEYAEIINMSLINGGLQYEYHFTDHLQLDLRAAYNFSLNNKLKDGSNNTLLTIDNDSRSYLRAVLRFKI, from the coding sequence ATGCGGTTTAATTTCTTATTATTTTTTCTTTTCATAACTAGCTTTACGGCACAAGCGCAATTAAGTGATTTGGCTCGTTTAGATTTTACATTTATTCCTAATAAAGGGTCAGATGTAGAATATACGCGATCAAGATTTCTTGTCAATTACCCAGTAAAACTTAAGAAAGAAGGGCAGTATTTATTTTTAGGAGTTGATTATAGCAACGTTCATCTTCGCTTTAAAGATGATGAGCTTCCTTTTGATAGGGAGTTATTAAATGATTTTAAAATTCTAGACTTCACCATTGGTTTTACAAAACCGTTAAAAAATGATTGGCGCCTAGGTGTACGTTTTCAACCAGGCATTAGTACTAACCTTACTGCTAAAAGTTTAAATGCCCATGACTTGGTTTTTTCAGGAGATGTTGTATTTATAAAAAAGTTTGAAACTGAAATAGATAAGCCATCTCGTTTAATTGTCGGATTATCTTATTCACAAAATAGGGGCTATGTATTTCCATTGCCTTTCATTAGCTATTATAAAAATTTTAGACCAGATTGGTCTTTTAATATTGGTATCCCAAAGTCAAATTTACAGTATCATTTATCAGATAAACACCGGTTTAAATTATTTGGACAATTAGATGGTTTCACTTCTAATTTACAAAATGGTGCATTGGTAAATGGCAACGAATATGCAGAAATAATAAATATGTCCTTAATTAATGGTGGTCTACAGTATGAGTATCATTTTACGGATCATTTACAATTAGACTTACGTGCTGCCTATAATTTTAGTCTAAATAATAAATTAAAAGACGGTAGCAACAACACCTTACTTACTATAGATAATGATTCTAGAAGTTATTTAAGAGCAGTGCTAAGGTTCAAGATATAA